GTCGATCACATCGGTTTTCGGGGGAACGGTCATCGTAATCCTTCAGCTTGGGCAGGAGTTCAAATCAAGCGGTTCTGTGCGCGGGTTCCGGGGCGTCGGCGTCCGTCCACTCCGAGCCGTCGAGTTCCGGCTTTTCGTAGGCGAGCAGCGCTTCCCAGTGGTAATCGACGTCTCGGATGAAGAGCGAGGCGGCGATCCCGCGCGCAAGCCAGAGCGCGCCCTCGCTGATCGCCGGAATGTCGCCGCTCACCTTGCCGATACTGATCGAGGCGCCGTAGTTGAAGCAGTGGATGTCCTTGAGCCATGGCGCGGTGCCGGGCTCCTTCTCGGTGAAGGAGAAATCGTCATCGAGCCAGGGGAAGCGGCCGAGGCCGGCATTCTCTTCGCCGACCGGCGGCGTGTAGCGGTCGTCCCAGCAGGCGATCCTGTCCTGATAGGGCGCGAGCTCGTCGCGGCTGAGCGGATCGACCGTGAAGCCGGTTCCGAGGATGACGAAGTCGGTCCTGAAGATGCGGCCCTTCTTGGTGGTGATCACGACTTCCCCGCCTTCCTCGCGCATCGAGCCGATGGCGCAGTCGAAGTGGAAGAAGGCGTTGGGATGGCGGCTGACGCGCAGCGTCGAATTGTGCGGGGCCGGCGTCTGCTGCTTGACGGAATAGTCCATGATCCGCCAGCGCCATTCCGCGTCGATCCTGGCGAACCCGGCAGTCACCCCGTAGGAGCCGATGCCCATCAGCTTGTTGACGGTCGGCATCTCCTTGCGGCGCGCGAGCAGGCGGACCTCGCCCGCGTCGGACTCCAGCGCCTCGGCCGCATTGTCGACAGCGGATGCGCCGACGCCGATGACGACGACGCGCTTTGCCTTGAGTGCCTCGAAATCGATGTCGTCGGCGGAGTGGGCCCAGGACGTGTGGCGCTTCATGCCCTTGACGAAATCCGGAACGACCGGCTCGCCCAGGCCTTCGCGGCCGGTGGCCAGAACCAGCTTGCGCGTGACGATGGAAGACTTGCTGCCGCCGGCGATTTCCAGCTCCAGGAGGCCATCCTCGCGAGGGCGGACGCGGGTGACATGCGTGTC
The sequence above is drawn from the Sinorhizobium meliloti genome and encodes:
- a CDS encoding NAD(P)-binding domain-containing protein, whose product is MTNEQHGRLAELNARVKQDLDYLNYPAANWSKPVTTADGQPVSDVVIIGGGMCGMVAWLALTRAGIANLRIVDRAPKGQEGPWVTFARMETLRSPKNLLGPALGMASLTFRAWYTACFGEAAWETLFRIPRPMWMDYLKWYREVLSIPVENDTHVTRVRPREDGLLELEIAGGSKSSIVTRKLVLATGREGLGEPVVPDFVKGMKRHTSWAHSADDIDFEALKAKRVVVIGVGASAVDNAAEALESDAGEVRLLARRKEMPTVNKLMGIGSYGVTAGFARIDAEWRWRIMDYSVKQQTPAPHNSTLRVSRHPNAFFHFDCAIGSMREEGGEVVITTKKGRIFRTDFVILGTGFTVDPLSRDELAPYQDRIACWDDRYTPPVGEENAGLGRFPWLDDDFSFTEKEPGTAPWLKDIHCFNYGASISIGKVSGDIPAISEGALWLARGIAASLFIRDVDYHWEALLAYEKPELDGSEWTDADAPEPAHRTA